ttcaaaatcgggcttcgtcatgcacacgggatatgtcttgggagtcttcacttcaaatttcagccaatttggtccatcccatctcgagatatcgtggcatccgtaaatcaactcggggtttagagaaaaacgccaacaaagtttgacagcccgctttgcgcatggcaaaattttgaacttaaaccgtctcttactcagttcagttactaaatatcttcatgaaactttcaggagtgattgaaaatcatctttttagtgaattcagtgaattttctgaaatataatttttttttattttctacatgtatgtaaaccCCTTAAAGTAAAGTTCATCGTCTAAAAATGACATGAGACAACTATGCGTAGTACGGCAGTAAAAGGTAAATAAAAAAtgaggtatttttttaactcgTTTCAGCTCTTTTCCTCCGAATTTACTTCAGATTTTAACgctggttttttggttttttctaATAGTGAAAccatttataattatttaaaaaaaaatcaagaaaatacaGACAAGGTCTTTGAAGAAAATGGCAACCCTCTACACGGCACTTTCGAGGTGAACAGACTCGACGATTTGAGGTTATATTGAAAATCACCTTTTTCTTTAGTCAGCTGAATAGTTTGTTTTGTCATAACTTTtgaacatgaaaaattaaatcaaaaaattcattttcgagtgattttatagtcgCTTCTCAGTATTGGAGGCTAAAATCTATGATTccttctaataaaaaaattgtaactcCAGAATGAGTTTGCACAATCGTTTACAATagtggaaaatacaaaaaaaaatcctgtttgaaAGTTGTCTTTGAAATTCcaaccaaaaaacaaataactgataaaAATTTATGCATTTCACGAAATACTGTAGAATAACTCTATTGATTGAGCTTTCAATGGctactttgttattttttgttcagcagcTGCGCTATCGAGCGTCTGTTTTCATTGCGatgtcatttgtttcatttttatttgcCAGCAAGGAATCTAGAAACTCTTGAAAATTGTTGCCCACAAAACTTCACACAACAACAATGTGTTCTGTCAAGTCAGCTGATGTTCGATGcttaaattaatgaaaaagtgttccaaatttgtgccTTTGAGAAAATTATTCCTGGTTGACCGTCTAGAGTAGAAGATGTGAACAAACATtggctaaacttttttttttccttttttttagtcCGCCTTCGAGGACGACACCTACTCCAAGGACGTCCTAATCGacgccaacagcagcagcatggCAGCGATGACCGCGACGGTAGCGGGCGCAACCGGTGGCAGCAGCGCCGGAGGTGGCCCCCTCGGCGGAACGGCAAACGCCGTGGACACTTCGATGGCATCGATCCACGAGACACCGCCCTCGACGGCGGCCGCCAGTAGCACCACCAACGTGGCGTACAGACCAATCTACCGGCACTGGTTCTTCCGGCGGGAGATTGAGGGCAAGTCGCTGTGGACGCCGTTTTCGATGACGGATTCGTTGGCGTTGGAGGACGCGTTGCCGCTGGCGAGTGTGGAGGGGGAGGAGAGCGAGGAGGTGATGGTGCACGTGGACGGAGGTCGGCACGACGTGTCGGTTCGGGAGCGGAAGATGACGCCGGTTTACTGGAAGGGAGCGACGCAGGATGTTCGGCGGTGTTCGTGGTTCTACAAGAATGTGGACTCGCGGTTCGTGCCGTATGAGGAGGAGGTCGCGGAACTGCTCGAGCGCGAGTACAAGGAGGCGGCCACTTCTGGGGAGTGGCACAGGCGGGTGGTTTTGCCGAACGGGGAAACGGTTGTGTTTCACGGAGCTTCGGTTATTGTGCACTTTTTGCAGACGCAGAACCCGGACTCGTGGGGTGGAAGCTCGCCAGTGCCGTCAACGACGAATCGACCTCGGGTGGTTAAGCGTGGGGTTGATGAGTTTAACATTGAAGACGGTGAACCGGAGCGAGTCGATCATCTGCTGTTTATGGTTCATGGAATTGGTGAAGCTTGCGATCTGCGGTTCCGCCCGGTTGAGGAAGTGGTCGACGAGTTTCGTAGTATTTCCGCTCAGCTGGTGCAGAGTCACTACCGGTCCTCGTTCGATCGGGGTGACATTGGCCGGGTGGAGATCCTTCCGATATCTTGGCACAACGACCTGCACTCGGAAGAGTCCGGCATCGACAAGAAGCTGAAGGCCATCACGCTGGACTCGATTCCGAAGCTGCGCAATTTTACCAACGACACCGTGCTGGACGTGCTGTTCTACACCAGTCCTGTTTTTTGTCAGAACATAATCGACGCCGTTGGCAAGTCGCTGAACCGGCTGTACACGCTGTTCCTGCAGCGCAATCCGGACTTTGGTGGAGGCGTTTCGCTGGCCGGCCACTCGCTCGGCTCGTTGATCCTGTTTGACCTGCTGTGCCACCAGAAGGTTCAACCGGTGGAGACGGAAAATTCGGTGAGTTGCCTACTTAAAAGCTTTTTGTTGgttgatttttgagtttttgaagtttCAGACCAAGAAGttaaagaaaaagaagcaaaaaaaggtTACTTTTTCTAAGGTCTCTCCATCAGAATTTTAATGTTGGTCCTCTTTTCAGGAGAATCCGGACGGCGACAAAGTTCCCGCCCTGAACAGCATCCACCCGAAACATCGCCCTCTGTCGCGCAAATGCTCCCAGCAGATTAACTACGAGGTCGGCCCAGCCGGAACCGGCCAACCCTACATCTCGTACCCTCAGCTCCTATTCCAACCGAAAAAGTTCTTCGCCCTCGGCTCCCCGATCGGGATGTTCGTCACCGTGCGAGGAATCGACACGCTCGGACTGGACTTCAAGCTGCCGACCTGCGACGGATTCTTCAACATCTTCCACCCGTACGACCCGGTCGCGTACCGAATCGAAGCCCTCGTCAACCCGGAACTCAGCCAGCTCCGGCCGGTCCTCATCCCGCATCACAAGGGCCGCAAGCGGATGCATCTGGAGCTCAAGGAGACGATGCTGCGCGTCGGCACCGACCTCAAGCAGAAGGTGCTGGACACGTTCCGCAACACGATGGACGCGGTCTTCTCCATCACGCAGCTCAACCGACCCGATCCCAAGGCGATCGAGCACGAGGTGGACAAGGTGATCGAGGATCAACTCAAGTTCGAAACCGGCTCCTCTACCGTTTCTTCCGTGGCCGATCTGGACACTGGCGAGACGGACCTCCCCCTCGGCAAACTCAACGGGTCACGTCGCGTTGACTACGTCCTCCAGGAAGCCCCCCTGGAATTTTTCAACGAGTACATCTTTGCCCTCACGAGCCACGTCTGCTACTGGTAAGACCGACTTGAACCTCCAAACATCACAAATTTCAACATCCTCAAATTTTTCTCCAGGGAATCCGAGGACACGATGCTGTTCCTGATGAAGGAAATCTACTCGAGCTTGGGCGTGCAAAGTGACAGCCAGATTCCGCAGCAGACGATGACGATCGAGCGGCCGATCGTGAGTCCGACGCCGTCGACGTCCTCCCAGTCCAACTACAACCTGTTTCCCCAGCAGTCCCAGCAGCATCAGCGGCCAACGTCACCCGGGTGTAATCGGTAAAGaggttgtttgttttatttttgtttacgtttttcttGTCTTTTTCGTTATGATAAAAACGCGTCTGTGTTTAACTTTAAGTTAtttctttttacattttttccggGGGAGTCATCGAGTCAAatgttgtaaatattgctccCAAATTCAATTACATGAtttattttcttctctaaaACCTTAAATTCTGATCACATTAGCTAAACATACAAattaaataacaacataatcCCTGATTGGTAGGCTATAatgaaaaaacagtttaatCTGAATGTTGTCTATcgaaatgtactttttgaaacagAGATCGTAAATAATTTCGATGTATGTTGCTTACGGTAAGATATATACAAACATGAACTGTGCAGAAAACAAGTTTttagaataaatatttttatcggacaaaaacaataaaatgcagttttgtttatttttctaaaattaccgAACATTCCAAAAgctaaaagtaaaattaaaatactatcaTACGTGTAGCATTTCCCGAACACGGACGTCGACATCAAGGAACCTAaacgttcaaataaaaaaattattgaagttTATATCAATTACACCGCGTAGCCATCCTTCTGTACGGCCTACAATTCTAATTCTGCTTTCTTCCGGACTTCTGTCCTATCACTTTCACTTCCGTTTTCACAGCCATCTCCTTGTTTGGCAAGATGTGTTTTAAATCACTGAGGAGCCATGTTTGCTATTGAAAACGTCTGGTGCTTAAAATTGGCTGCCCTCATGTGTTTTCATGCTTGGGTCGTATGCACGGTTAGTCCCATTTTATGAATCAGAAAAGCGGATATATGAACTTCTATCTTGgtaaaatggtgattttttaatctttcgGATTGCCGCATTTTCAGAGTATAGAGCGGATGCTGTTTCTGTTATCGTACATCAGAATATACTCGTCGTATGGTTGCAAAGGCGACGATATCTATTGCGTTAAACACTGGTGTCGGGCGAACGGGTGAACTTCCAGATGTCGCTAGTTGGCATTTCATGCACCACGGCTGCATTGTTGGGTTGATTTTCGTACGTTGATTGCCGGATTCTTTTCAAGGCATTGAAATCGCACAGTGGCCTACTATTCCTCTTCTATTTGCAGCAGTTGACTGGAGAGTAACGAtttccttattttttcaaagatctgTAACAATAAGTAACAAAGAAATTACTAGTAGGCTGCATGATACCTATATCCTCTATTgttgtttgtattttgtaaagCTGAATTTTATTGCGTGTGGCTTAATCGAGTGACATTTCCGGACTTTTTTATTCGGtaatataaacaaatgtaaacattaagtGTACTTCGCTTACCCCGATGGACATTGACATAAGGTATGAGACATACGAAGTTTACATTTGTAGACTTAAGAAAACAACTTGTTGAGAGAATAAGGTTGCTTCGATTGCCAGCATACATGAAGTTTATATTTCTAGACTTAAGAAAACAACTTGTTGAGAGAATAAGGTTGCTTCAATTGCCAGCAACCAGttcaaaaaacctctttttgaaATGAATGCAAAAATCAACTCACGACAGGTATGTACGGCAAGTACTTTGGACGCTCATAGCAATAAAACAACTCTTTACATGCTTCATAAGCAAAATTAAAAGGCTCTTTATTTCATAAAACACGATTCATTTGAAAGCAAACCCATCCTAAATAGCCAACCCAACGGATCCAGTTTCTATATTTCCGGCATACTTGACCAGCACCGGTTCCACCTCATCTCGTACAAACTCCACCACCTGATCCGCAGCTCGCCCAGTAAACGTCTTCGGGTCTAAAATCTTGTCCAAATCACCCAAAATCGGCGCAAAGTACGCGTCCCCGCGGATACGCTCAATCAGATCGTTATCCCGACCGTGCTGCTTGACCTGGGCACCCGCCTCATGCGACAGCACGCGAATCTTCTCGTGGCACACCTGCCGATCACCACCGGCTTGCACCATGGCCATAATCACGTTCTCGGTCGCCATGAACGGCAACTCCTGGGCAATGTTGCGCTCGATGACCTTCGGGTACACCACCAACCCTTGCGAAATGTTGAGCAGCGTCATGAGACAGGCGTCCGCCGATAGGAATGCTTCCGAAAGGGTCAACCGCCGGTTGGCGGAATCGTCCAGGGTTCGTTCCATCCACTGGACGGCCAGCGTGTTGGCCGCGTTGGCGTGCAGGGTGATGAGGTGGCGCGCAATCGCACAGCACCGCTCCGATCGCATCGGGTTGCGCTTGTACGCCATTGCCGAGCTGCCGATTTGGGTACTCTCGAACGGTTCCTCCAGTTCTTTGCGGGACGCCAGCAGACGCAGATCCGAGCATAGTTTGTGGATGGTCGCGCCGAGACTGGCCAACGCGGACACGATTTCAAGATCGACCTTTCGCGAGTACGTCTGACCGGTGACGGCGTAACACTTCCCGAAACAAGCCAACTCAGTGACCTTCTGGTCCAAGGCTTTCACCTTTTCACCATCGCCGGCAAACAGCTGCAGGAAAGAGGCTTGCGTTCCGGTGGTTCCCTTAACGCCGCGGAACCGCAAATTGTCCCGGCAGCCACGCAACGCCCGTTCGTCCATCAGCAGATCTTGAACCCACAGCGTGCACCGCTTCCCTACCGTGGTCAGCTGGGCCGGCTGCAGATGGGTAAACCCAAGCGTCGGCAACTCCCGATACTCAACGGAGAACTCCGACAGTCGCTTGATCACGCCGACCAGCTTCGGCAGCAGCAACTCGAGGCCACCCTTCAGGATCAGCAGGTCGGTGTTGTCGCCGACGTAGCACGAAGTCGCGCCCAGATGGATGATCGGCGCCGCCGTCGGACACTGCTTGGCAAACACGTGCACGTGGGCCATCACGTCGTGCCGGGTCAGCTTCTCTTCGGCGGCCGCCGCCTTAAAGTCCACGTCCGAGACGTGCGCCTCCATTTCGGCGAGCTGCGCATCCGTAACGTCCAGGCCGAGCTCCTGCGAAAGACGTAAATCTTTAATCAAAGTTGGTGTTCACCACGGGTAACCCACCTTCTGAGCCTTGGCCAGGATGATCCAGAGCTTGCGCCAGGTCGAGAACTTGTGCTGCTCGCTGAACAGGAACTGCATCTCCGGGCTCGCATAGCGGGTGCTCAGCGGGGACCGGTAGCCGCAGTATTCAGCGTTCGGTTGGGACATCTTCGATTCGTTGGGGGGGTACTGCGCAAGAAATGGCGATCAACTCGGGATGTTTCCTTGAACTGATCAGCTCAGCTCTCGGTTACTCACTTTCGATTGATAAGGCAGCACTAGTGTGACGAAGTAAAAGTTAGTTGCAGTAACTAACGGAGAACACAAAAACAACAGAGAAATTGGTGCAACAACAACGGGAAGATAGTGACGGTCTACGCACACGACAAAGAATCTGATTGCTGCAAAAATATATGAGCCGGTTCGTGTCGGGTGACTGACAGTCTCGAGAGATTAGTCATAAATTACGATACATTGTTTGTTGAATTTCAACTAGTTGCTTAAAAAAgcagtcaaaaatttaaaagcaacaTACAACCTTAACTTATTCAcgacaattaaaaaaagtgcTACGTCAGCTAGGGATGCGCCCACGACCACGTGCAACTCGTTTTACGCGCCTGCTGTTTCAAAAGCCGGCGACTTTATTCCACGTGCTTGGAAGcaagcttgcatgcaagttttaCTCTAATGCTGCGCGGTGGGATCAAACATTTGACGAATCGCCAATAATTTCACTTAATCatatttaaatataatattaaaCAATAAAggtgaaatttttatgttttaataaggtccaattaatcatttttatttttatttttagctgtttgggtgtttttgaatacaccAAAACAGCAAACAAAAAGGTTTATTTGACCATTTGAatgtaaaaagtgttttaaaatgcgttGTACACCTGACCAGTTGTTTATagtcattagtttccaaaatatgtaataattggcgaaacaatttttatttgcggcaaaaaaagtttttgcagtgCTTCACatcggaatttcataaaaattcaaaatatttttaaaccatcccaaatttttttaaatatgattatcaatgcagaaaaatgcattttagattgtttacaGTTATACCCAAGGTTATACctctattttctttaaaattttgatgtttttttaaaaaaatttgccctCTAATTTTTTCTTCCAATTTTGACATAGACAAGGTGGCCACTCGattcgggaaatcgggaaagtcgggaatttgtgattttttggcagaaagtcgggaaaagtcgggaatctcAAGCATACTTGCTTAAAtgctgatttattttaattcttgAATAATGTTGtaccatttttaaattaaattcactcaattcttcTTCAGTagcttactttaaatttaaggttttttttaagacaTTGAAAATCCTTATAAACGGTGGATGTATTTGACTCAGATTTTTCTAATATATTTGTTATGAatcgaaagtatttttttctatttatttttgtttatcaaacattacCTCTTGTtcttactctaacttaacacaACAACAAACGATTATGGAGCTAGCGTAAACGTATGATTCTGTTTCATTTTATCAcattgattgaatatttgaaaaaagattccaacttgagtttggcaatgttttttttgtggtaaatatttttaattgttgaactaaattcattaagtcatttcaaatattttttcccataTGATTCCCTTGacctttttttgtgagtatgggtaaattacgTTAGATGACGCATGTTATCCGAAAAACTTATATCGAAAAAAGTCGTTTGTTGTTCGTTctgaacgaaaaaaattaaatactgtttttacgttttgaaaacatgaaaaaatattaaatttgcaaaaaaaaaaatccaaaaacatatGGTTTAAGTTTTTGCAAACATGTTTAAGGAATTTGTTCTATCtaacattttacataaaattattggtaaaatttagaatattatcaaactgtttttttttctttgaaaaaaaaaaattagagcagttaaatactgacaacCACAAGCccaagccatttcatccggcccgcgactgcttttcaaaatagttctatgaccggcccttaaggctgttcatgaagtattaaataaataaaattagtgtctgaattaaaaaaataagcttgccatcaaattttaacatatttaaagaacattcttcatttttgactttaattcttataatttttatattgatattttttaactgaaaattgtgcaggaaaacaaaattatccattcttaaaattgtgaaatttatgaaaaaacttggattgttgtctacaaaaagagactaaatgttacttctttcagttttaactgtgtttacttcaaattgaagtttttttttctattttcttttttaaataaataagtaagcaaaactaatgtatttttccagaacaacttctagtgatgaagttttaaaaaaagcttaaaaatcaaattattcatactgaaaatattttaaaaatattaaaaaatgtatcaaaaacataaaaaaatgcaaagatcattgaaatttgaatgtttttttttttataaaaatcgtcaaaaacaatatctatacaattttaaacaaaaaataaaataaatcaaataaacacatttttgaatgttatctttgtttttcattttc
This is a stretch of genomic DNA from Culex pipiens pallens isolate TS chromosome 1, TS_CPP_V2, whole genome shotgun sequence. It encodes these proteins:
- the LOC120430437 gene encoding adenylosuccinate lyase, with translation MSQPNAEYCGYRSPLSTRYASPEMQFLFSEQHKFSTWRKLWIILAKAQKELGLDVTDAQLAEMEAHVSDVDFKAAAAEEKLTRHDVMAHVHVFAKQCPTAAPIIHLGATSCYVGDNTDLLILKGGLELLLPKLVGVIKRLSEFSVEYRELPTLGFTHLQPAQLTTVGKRCTLWVQDLLMDERALRGCRDNLRFRGVKGTTGTQASFLQLFAGDGEKVKALDQKVTELACFGKCYAVTGQTYSRKVDLEIVSALASLGATIHKLCSDLRLLASRKELEEPFESTQIGSSAMAYKRNPMRSERCCAIARHLITLHANAANTLAVQWMERTLDDSANRRLTLSEAFLSADACLMTLLNISQGLVVYPKVIERNIAQELPFMATENVIMAMVQAGGDRQVCHEKIRVLSHEAGAQVKQHGRDNDLIERIRGDAYFAPILGDLDKILDPKTFTGRAADQVVEFVRDEVEPVLVKYAGNIETGSVGLAI